The following coding sequences are from one Triticum dicoccoides isolate Atlit2015 ecotype Zavitan chromosome 4A, WEW_v2.0, whole genome shotgun sequence window:
- the LOC119285042 gene encoding vegetative cell wall protein gp1-like isoform X1: MSSPPPQRPPPTTTAPPPTATPPPPPATAPQPLPRAFLATSAAPQRAANSTPTPSPLFTGRPLNPNPSHPSPAHGILYPVGTSSTIPAAAAAAANHRRAPHVGVAYPRAHAHAVAVPVTATSQQPQAPAQQRSYAAVPWAVVAGVTPRPEHPPRGVPIAPHPQLKVNAVPAVTPSLAATPSPAVTPSLVVTPSPAVTPSPAFTPFPQEHVTTKERESTKENASTVVINDRKVNVLDSESGSLYALCRSWLRNGVPHEIQPSFVGNVAPLLPRPLPASVVDSRMSEKDNDVENQVSEEEQRYAQERNALSTRDAMDRVLTNNDTAAEYTVADLLREHVTRAKNIRAKLRKERQVRIERYKQRLALLLPPPPPPPSEP; encoded by the exons ATGTCGTCCCCACCACCACAGCGGCCACCACCCACCACCACTGCGCCCCCGCCTACCGCcacgccccctcctcctccggccaccgCCCCGCAGCCCCTGCcgcgcgccttcctcgccaccTCCGCCGCGCCGCAGCGTGCCGCCAACTcgaccccgaccccgtcgccgctcTTCACCGGCCGCCCattgaaccctaaccctagccaccccTCCCCCGCGCACGGCATCCTCTACCCCGTCGGCACATCGTCCaccatccccgccgccgccgccgccgcggcgaacCATCGCCGCGCCCCCCACGTCGGCGTTGCGTACCCGCGCGCCCACGCCCACGCCGTCGCTGTCCCCGTCACAGCAACGTCTCAGCAGCCCCAGGCGCCAGCGCAGCAGCGGTCCTACGCAGCGGTGCCTTGGGCGGTGGTGGCGGGCGTGACCCCGCGCCCAGAACACCCTCCCCGAGGGGTTCCAATAGCCCCGCATCCTCAGCTCAAG GTTAATGCTGTTCCAGCTGTTACTCCATCTCTGGCTGCTACTCCATCTCCAGCTGTTACTCCATCTCTAGTTGTTACTCCATCTCCAGCTGTTACCCCATCTCCAGCTTTTACTCCATTTCCTCAGGAGCATGTCACCACAAAGGAAAG AGAAAGTACCAAAGAAAACGCTTCAACTGTGGTGATCAATGACCGCAAA GTTAATGTGTTAGACAGTGAGTCAGGATCCTTGTATGCTCTTTGTCGATCTTGGCTACGCAATGGTGTTCCACATGAAATTCAG CCAAGCTTTGTTGGAAACGTTGCACCACTTCTTCCAAGACCTTTGCCTGCTTCAGTTGTAGATTCTAGGATGTCAGAAAAGGACAATGATGTTGAGAATCAAGTTTCAGAAGAAGAGCAG AGATATGCCCAAGAAAGGAACGCCCTGAGCACCAGAGACGCGATGGACAGAGTATTGACCAAT AATGATACTGCTGCTGAATATACTGTGGCTGACTTGTTGAGGGAGCATGTAACTCGTGCAAAAAATATACGTGCCAA ATTGCGCAAGGAGCGGCAAGTCCGGATTGAGAGATACAAGCAGCGCCTTGCACTTCTTTTACCTCCACCACCACCCCCACCTAGCGAGCCATGA
- the LOC119285042 gene encoding vegetative cell wall protein gp1-like isoform X2 produces MSSPPPQRPPPTTTAPPPTATPPPPPATAPQPLPRAFLATSAAPQRAANSTPTPSPLFTGRPLNPNPSHPSPAHGILYPVGTSSTIPAAAAAAANHRRAPHVGVAYPRAHAHAVAVPVTATSQQPQAPAQQRSYAAVPWAVVAGVTPRPEHPPRGVPIAPHPQLKVNAVPAVTPSLAATPSPAVTPSLVVTPSPAVTPSPAFTPFPQEHVTTKERESTKENASTVVINDRKVNVLDSESGSLYALCRSWLRNGVPHEIQPSFVGNVAPLLPRPLPASVVDSRMSEKDNDVENQVSEEEQNDTAAEYTVADLLREHVTRAKNIRAKLRKERQVRIERYKQRLALLLPPPPPPPSEP; encoded by the exons ATGTCGTCCCCACCACCACAGCGGCCACCACCCACCACCACTGCGCCCCCGCCTACCGCcacgccccctcctcctccggccaccgCCCCGCAGCCCCTGCcgcgcgccttcctcgccaccTCCGCCGCGCCGCAGCGTGCCGCCAACTcgaccccgaccccgtcgccgctcTTCACCGGCCGCCCattgaaccctaaccctagccaccccTCCCCCGCGCACGGCATCCTCTACCCCGTCGGCACATCGTCCaccatccccgccgccgccgccgccgcggcgaacCATCGCCGCGCCCCCCACGTCGGCGTTGCGTACCCGCGCGCCCACGCCCACGCCGTCGCTGTCCCCGTCACAGCAACGTCTCAGCAGCCCCAGGCGCCAGCGCAGCAGCGGTCCTACGCAGCGGTGCCTTGGGCGGTGGTGGCGGGCGTGACCCCGCGCCCAGAACACCCTCCCCGAGGGGTTCCAATAGCCCCGCATCCTCAGCTCAAG GTTAATGCTGTTCCAGCTGTTACTCCATCTCTGGCTGCTACTCCATCTCCAGCTGTTACTCCATCTCTAGTTGTTACTCCATCTCCAGCTGTTACCCCATCTCCAGCTTTTACTCCATTTCCTCAGGAGCATGTCACCACAAAGGAAAG AGAAAGTACCAAAGAAAACGCTTCAACTGTGGTGATCAATGACCGCAAA GTTAATGTGTTAGACAGTGAGTCAGGATCCTTGTATGCTCTTTGTCGATCTTGGCTACGCAATGGTGTTCCACATGAAATTCAG CCAAGCTTTGTTGGAAACGTTGCACCACTTCTTCCAAGACCTTTGCCTGCTTCAGTTGTAGATTCTAGGATGTCAGAAAAGGACAATGATGTTGAGAATCAAGTTTCAGAAGAAGAGCAG AATGATACTGCTGCTGAATATACTGTGGCTGACTTGTTGAGGGAGCATGTAACTCGTGCAAAAAATATACGTGCCAA ATTGCGCAAGGAGCGGCAAGTCCGGATTGAGAGATACAAGCAGCGCCTTGCACTTCTTTTACCTCCACCACCACCCCCACCTAGCGAGCCATGA
- the LOC119285042 gene encoding proline-rich receptor-like protein kinase PERK2 isoform X3, with amino-acid sequence MSSPPPQRPPPTTTAPPPTATPPPPPATAPQPLPRAFLATSAAPQRAANSTPTPSPLFTGRPLNPNPSHPSPAHGILYPVGTSSTIPAAAAAAANHRRAPHVGVAYPRAHAHAVAVPVTATSQQPQAPAQQRSYAAVPWAVVAGVTPRPEHPPRGVPIAPHPQLKVNAVPAVTPSLAATPSPAVTPSLVVTPSPAVTPSPAFTPFPQEHVTTKERESTKENASTVVINDRKVNVLDSESGSLYALCRSWLRNGVPHEIQPSFVGNVAPLLPRPLPASVVDSRMSEKDNDVENQVSEEEQGWGVQLCWADVLR; translated from the exons ATGTCGTCCCCACCACCACAGCGGCCACCACCCACCACCACTGCGCCCCCGCCTACCGCcacgccccctcctcctccggccaccgCCCCGCAGCCCCTGCcgcgcgccttcctcgccaccTCCGCCGCGCCGCAGCGTGCCGCCAACTcgaccccgaccccgtcgccgctcTTCACCGGCCGCCCattgaaccctaaccctagccaccccTCCCCCGCGCACGGCATCCTCTACCCCGTCGGCACATCGTCCaccatccccgccgccgccgccgccgcggcgaacCATCGCCGCGCCCCCCACGTCGGCGTTGCGTACCCGCGCGCCCACGCCCACGCCGTCGCTGTCCCCGTCACAGCAACGTCTCAGCAGCCCCAGGCGCCAGCGCAGCAGCGGTCCTACGCAGCGGTGCCTTGGGCGGTGGTGGCGGGCGTGACCCCGCGCCCAGAACACCCTCCCCGAGGGGTTCCAATAGCCCCGCATCCTCAGCTCAAG GTTAATGCTGTTCCAGCTGTTACTCCATCTCTGGCTGCTACTCCATCTCCAGCTGTTACTCCATCTCTAGTTGTTACTCCATCTCCAGCTGTTACCCCATCTCCAGCTTTTACTCCATTTCCTCAGGAGCATGTCACCACAAAGGAAAG AGAAAGTACCAAAGAAAACGCTTCAACTGTGGTGATCAATGACCGCAAA GTTAATGTGTTAGACAGTGAGTCAGGATCCTTGTATGCTCTTTGTCGATCTTGGCTACGCAATGGTGTTCCACATGAAATTCAG CCAAGCTTTGTTGGAAACGTTGCACCACTTCTTCCAAGACCTTTGCCTGCTTCAGTTGTAGATTCTAGGATGTCAGAAAAGGACAATGATGTTGAGAATCAAGTTTCAGAAGAAGAGCAG GGATGGGGAGTTCAATTATGTTGGGCCGATGTGCTTCGTTGA
- the LOC119283413 gene encoding uncharacterized protein LOC119283413: MSSSRFGRDYNSNSSGDEWVPRSQRPRQQKGRAKKATPIEVTPIPLVTPPAVVASAPQEHVNTKEREGTKEDCTTMVINDHKVTLVPSVTPYVAVTPSPQQHAITKERKSIKVHGTTMVTNDHNVTPIPTITPSPREHANTKERESNKEDATTVVINDLNSGHDLSLEPTLKWNTVRERHLHRVPVSAPVQYRSDVTGRDDYVPHSNRLPVRASQPTLNRHDSPETHSNARIDTIHRLALPVPAI, translated from the exons ATGTCGTCGAGCAGATTTGGTCGCGACTATAACTCCAATAGTAGCGGTGATGAGTGGGTACCAAGAAGTCAACGACCACGGCAACAGAAAGGGCGAGCAAAGAAGGCAACACCTATAGAG GTTACTCCAATTCCACTTGTTACTCCACCTGCAGTTGTTGCTTCAGCTCCTCAAGAGCATGTAAACACAAAGGAAAG AGAAGGCACTAAAGAAGATTGTACAACTATGGTGATCAATGATCACAAA GTTACTCTAGTTCCAAGTGTTACTCCATATGTAGCTGTTACTCCATCTCCTCAACAACATGCTATCACAAAGGAAAG AAAAAGTATCAAAGTACATGGTACAACTATGGTGACCAATGATCACAAT GTTACTCCGATTCCAACTATTACTCCATCTCCTCGAGAGCATGCCAACACAAAGGAAAG AGAAAGTAATAAAGAAGATGCTACAACTGTGGTGATCAATGACCTCAAT agcggacacgacctctcactagaGCCGACATTGAAGTGGAACACCGTCAGAGAGCGCCACCTGCACCGCGTCCCAGTCTCCGCGCCTGTTCAATACCGCAGCGACGTTACTGGACGGGACGACTATGTACCACATTCAAACCGATTGCCCGTCCGCGCCAGCCAGCCAACATTAAATAGGCATGACAGCCCAGAAACCCACTCCAACGCCCGCATTGACACAATCCACCGCTTGGCCTTGCCGGTACCCGCTATTTGA